In Triplophysa rosa linkage group LG7, Trosa_1v2, whole genome shotgun sequence, the following proteins share a genomic window:
- the LOC130556977 gene encoding G-protein coupled bile acid receptor 1, which translates to MAVVTRNDSDVEAQLIYAVTLPFSCAIVFFNTLLILGITCSRQLHNSQHYFFLSLLVADLCTGVALPFIPWMGLNRPLSFSACLLVHIFPNFIFLAFLFHLVLVHYERYQSIVNPLRRGQLWLHRRFSLTLLAVWMLPLLFALLPAFGWNNRAVHSCCPGLNSSQHLNCAVSSGGGCCSYRNIFPDAFIFLEVYGLLAPAVLSIAAMTCHVLWITGEQLRGIRRLQRGVANKQCRRRMDMRYACCVAAISFAFLTCWVPYIVYTHMGMTFLLSQGQRKSRTCHIVLSCTGVGGMAVVPLLLGLANREYTDPARKLFRKLWYHCRNTNVQMDTTLWVCHS; encoded by the coding sequence ATGGCTGTGGTGACGCGAAACGACAGTGATGTGGAGGCGCAGTTGATCTACGCTGTCACGCTTCCCTTCTCCTGTGCCATAGTCTTCTTCAACACGCTCCTCATTCTGGGCATCACATGCAGCCGTCAACTTCACAATTCGCAACATTATTTCTTCTTAAGCCTTCTGGTTGCTGACCTGTGCACAGGTGTGGCCCTTCCCTTCATACCCTGGATGGGTCTAAATCGTCCTCTCAGCTTCTCGGCCTGCCTGCTGGTGCACATCTTTCCCAACTTCATCTTCCTGGCCTTCCTCTTTCACTTGGTGCTGGTGCACTACGAGCGATATCAGAGTATTGTTAACCCTCTGCGGCGGGGTCAACTTTGGCTACATCGCCGGTTCTCACTGACTCTGCTTGCCGTGTGGATGCTGCCATTGCTGTTTGCATTGTTGCCTGCTTTTGGCTGGAATAACAGGGCTGTTCATTCATGCTGTCCAGGACTGAACAGCTCGCAACATTTAAACTGTGCAGTGTCGTCTGGAGGTGGTTGCTGTTCTTACCGCAACATCTTTCCAGATGCTTTCATCTTTTTGGAGGTATACGGTCTACTAGCACCTGCCGTCCTTTCCATTGCCGCCATGACATGTCATGTGCTGTGGATCACAGGAGAACAGCTAAGGGGCATTCGACGTCTGCAGCGTGGTGTAGCGAACAAGCAATGCCGAAGAAGAATGGACATGCGTTATGCTTGCTGCGTGGCAGCCATTTCTTTTGCCTTTCTGACTTGCTGGGTCCCTTATATTGTTTACACCCATATGGGCATGACATTTTTGCTTAGCCAGGGGCAAAGGAAAAGTCGAACTTGCCACATCGTACTGTCCTGTACTGGAGTTGGGGGCATGGCGGTGGTGCCCCTCCTTTTGGGACTTGCCAACAGGGAGTACACAGATCCAGCCAGAAAACTGTTTCGTAAACTGTGGTACCACTGCAGAAATACAAATGTGCAAATGGACACTACCCTGTGGGTCTGTCATAGTTAA